From a single Streptomyces sp. NBC_01264 genomic region:
- a CDS encoding tyrosine-protein phosphatase, which yields MKKALLAATVVASTLTVAIVAAPAASAHGWDFHWGGHHGNSSIPFTEATVTAGADGAFTLKWNAKGTKRVEIKANGKVVAKGGAQGEAVVRGLPAADRQWFDFEPERGEGLRLADRLIKLDGTANFRDAGGYRTTNGQWVKMGEIYRSDALNKLTENDLAKLQRLRVKTIFDLRMESERTTDVDKVPAGATYVVADVFAGSGSFQTMPRTPDEAVKAMVDAEKGMVSGEGGKKAYTQVFEGIERDRNRSVLFHCTAGKDRTGWANASLLTALGVPSETVMADYLASNDYRKAANDAILSHLPAAQAAVYKPLLDVRPEYLNAGYDEVTAKFGSFDTYLKDGLGIDGRELKQLKKDLLVG from the coding sequence ATGAAGAAGGCACTGCTCGCCGCGACCGTCGTCGCATCCACGCTCACCGTCGCCATCGTCGCGGCCCCCGCCGCCTCCGCCCACGGGTGGGACTTCCACTGGGGCGGTCACCACGGCAACTCCTCCATCCCCTTCACCGAGGCCACCGTCACCGCCGGTGCCGACGGGGCGTTCACCCTGAAGTGGAACGCCAAGGGCACCAAGCGCGTGGAGATCAAGGCGAACGGCAAGGTCGTCGCCAAGGGCGGCGCCCAGGGCGAGGCCGTGGTCCGCGGGCTGCCCGCCGCCGACCGCCAGTGGTTCGACTTCGAGCCCGAGCGCGGCGAGGGCCTGCGCCTGGCCGACCGGCTGATCAAGCTGGACGGCACCGCCAACTTCCGTGACGCGGGCGGCTACCGCACCACGAACGGCCAGTGGGTCAAGATGGGCGAGATCTACCGCTCCGACGCGCTGAACAAGCTCACCGAGAACGACCTCGCCAAGCTCCAGCGCCTGCGCGTCAAGACCATCTTCGACCTCCGCATGGAGAGCGAGCGCACCACGGACGTGGACAAGGTCCCGGCTGGCGCCACCTACGTCGTCGCCGACGTCTTCGCCGGCTCCGGCTCCTTCCAGACCATGCCCAGGACCCCCGACGAGGCCGTCAAGGCCATGGTCGACGCCGAAAAGGGCATGGTCAGCGGCGAGGGCGGCAAGAAGGCCTACACCCAGGTCTTCGAGGGCATCGAGCGCGACCGCAACCGCTCCGTCCTGTTCCACTGCACCGCGGGCAAGGACCGTACGGGCTGGGCGAACGCCTCCCTGCTGACCGCCCTCGGCGTGCCGAGCGAGACCGTGATGGCCGATTACCTGGCCAGCAACGACTACCGCAAGGCCGCCAACGACGCGATCCTCTCGCACCTGCCGGCCGCCCAGGCCGCCGTGTACAAGCCGCTGCTCGACGTGCGCCCCGAGTACCTCAACGCCGGGTACGACGAGGTCACCGCGAAGTTCGGCAGCTTCGACACCTACCTCAAGGACGGCCTCGGCATCGACGGCCGCGAGCTGAAGCAGCTGAAGAAGGACCTCCTGGTCGGCTAG
- a CDS encoding type II toxin-antitoxin system VapB family antitoxin yields the protein MSRTVIDLDDEALAEAARHLGTTTKRDTVNAALREIADRRRRAAAVARMREMVADGEIDFSAIEGVEVSEGAEGAEVSEGEQTPGERPAA from the coding sequence ATGTCGCGCACGGTGATCGACCTCGACGACGAAGCGCTGGCGGAGGCCGCCCGCCACCTTGGGACCACGACCAAGCGGGACACGGTCAATGCCGCCCTGCGGGAGATCGCGGACCGCCGTCGTAGAGCGGCGGCGGTGGCACGTATGCGGGAGATGGTCGCTGACGGAGAGATCGATTTCTCGGCGATCGAGGGCGTAGAGGTCAGTGAGGGCGCAGAGGGCGCAGAGGTCAGCGAGGGCGAGCAGACGCCCGGCGAGCGACCGGCAGCGTGA
- a CDS encoding ATP-binding protein translates to MTAPSDAPQTLARTFTQRFSSTRRGARLARHLALVELHDWGIPDRSGLSEDAGLLVAELTANAVAHGRVPGRDFELRLSLLPGALRIEVSDARRDRRPAVLPHEYGAGAETGYGLRIVDAVAADWGGGRDRLVGKTVWAELRLR, encoded by the coding sequence ATGACCGCACCCTCGGACGCCCCCCAGACCCTCGCACGCACGTTCACTCAGCGTTTCAGTTCCACCCGGCGCGGAGCCCGCCTGGCCCGGCACCTCGCGCTCGTCGAGCTGCACGACTGGGGCATCCCCGACCGGTCCGGCCTCTCCGAGGACGCCGGGCTCCTCGTAGCCGAGCTCACCGCCAACGCCGTGGCCCACGGCCGGGTCCCCGGCCGGGACTTCGAGCTCCGCCTGAGCCTGCTCCCCGGGGCGCTGCGCATCGAGGTGTCCGACGCCCGCCGGGACCGCCGTCCGGCCGTCCTGCCGCACGAGTACGGCGCCGGGGCCGAGACCGGCTACGGCCTGCGCATCGTCGACGCCGTCGCCGCCGACTGGGGGGGGGGCAGGGACCGGCTGGTCGGGAAGACGGTCTGGGCGGAGCTGAGGCTCCGGTGA
- a CDS encoding PIN domain nuclease, with translation MSENFLIDTSALVRFYRRQAAPAWDEVVTAGKAGLCEPVRQEFLRAVGGRPAYYEADGLLRETFPYFVARDSVWEETAALQQKLADEGCHQCASPVDLLVAVTAQHHKLTVLHQDAGFETIARITGQPVRRIAG, from the coding sequence GTGAGCGAGAACTTCCTGATCGACACGAGCGCACTCGTCCGCTTCTACCGTCGACAGGCCGCACCTGCCTGGGACGAGGTGGTCACGGCCGGAAAGGCGGGCCTCTGCGAACCGGTGCGCCAGGAGTTCCTGCGCGCCGTGGGCGGCCGTCCGGCCTATTACGAGGCCGATGGCTTGCTCCGGGAGACCTTCCCGTACTTCGTGGCCAGGGACTCCGTATGGGAGGAGACGGCGGCACTCCAGCAGAAGCTGGCCGACGAGGGCTGCCACCAGTGCGCCAGCCCTGTCGACCTGCTCGTTGCCGTGACCGCACAGCATCACAAGCTCACGGTCCTCCACCAGGACGCGGGCTTCGAGACCATCGCGCGCATCACGGGCCAGCCGGTCCGCCGCATCGCCGGCTGA
- a CDS encoding ADP-ribosylglycohydrolase family protein, producing the protein MDTATETSGEQQSRPGAAQPLQAAPPPTGGATRGATSLGPATGPAAGATLGGRAAVTTGLWGRTEQQDFRSRVRGTLLGSAIGDALGAPVTPLSLPELLETHGPAGLTEPAPHTRVTAATQLGLFTLDGLIRAHVRRDTGAWHPPTDVHRAYLRWALTQSDWGPDERREDNGWLAQEEWLYARRSPARSSLTGFADGVLGTLAQPKNPTAVDPAAATRSAPFGLLVGWEPALVLQLAVECAVQSHGHPTAYLSAGAHAVIVHGLTRGESLDSAVQRALGLLGVRTGHQPVTDALQRALGAVTAGAPSPQTVEGLSPGQGGSAEEVLAVAVYCALVAENVAHGLRLAVNHSGDSAATGALCGSLLGAQHGETALPAAWLAGLEGRATVLELADDFALEMTQGPALHGPAATSTAWLTRYPRG; encoded by the coding sequence ATGGACACGGCGACGGAAACGTCCGGGGAGCAGCAGAGCAGGCCCGGGGCCGCCCAGCCCCTCCAGGCGGCGCCCCCACCCACCGGCGGAGCCACCCGCGGGGCCACCAGCCTGGGCCCCGCCACCGGTCCCGCCGCCGGCGCCACCCTGGGCGGCCGCGCCGCCGTCACCACCGGTCTCTGGGGCCGCACCGAGCAGCAGGACTTCCGTAGCCGCGTCAGAGGAACCCTCCTCGGCTCCGCGATCGGCGACGCCCTCGGCGCGCCCGTCACCCCGCTCTCCCTCCCCGAGCTCCTCGAGACCCACGGCCCGGCGGGCCTGACCGAGCCGGCCCCCCACACCAGGGTCACCGCCGCCACGCAGCTCGGCCTCTTCACCCTGGACGGCCTGATACGGGCCCACGTACGCCGGGACACCGGCGCCTGGCACCCGCCGACCGACGTGCACCGCGCCTACCTCCGCTGGGCCCTCACCCAGAGCGACTGGGGCCCCGACGAGCGCCGCGAGGACAACGGCTGGCTCGCGCAGGAGGAGTGGCTCTACGCCCGCCGCTCCCCCGCCCGTTCCTCCTTGACCGGCTTCGCCGACGGAGTCCTCGGCACGCTCGCCCAGCCGAAGAACCCGACCGCCGTGGACCCGGCCGCCGCCACCCGTTCCGCCCCCTTCGGGCTGCTGGTCGGCTGGGAGCCCGCCCTGGTCCTCCAACTCGCCGTCGAGTGCGCCGTGCAGAGCCACGGACACCCCACCGCGTACCTGTCGGCCGGCGCGCACGCCGTCATCGTCCACGGCCTGACCCGCGGCGAGTCCCTCGACTCCGCCGTCCAGCGCGCACTGGGCCTGCTCGGCGTCCGCACCGGCCACCAGCCCGTCACCGACGCCCTGCAGCGCGCGCTGGGCGCCGTCACCGCGGGCGCCCCCTCACCGCAGACGGTCGAGGGCCTGTCCCCCGGCCAGGGCGGCTCCGCCGAAGAGGTACTCGCCGTCGCCGTGTACTGCGCCCTCGTCGCTGAGAACGTGGCGCACGGCCTGCGCCTCGCCGTGAACCACAGCGGGGACTCCGCGGCCACCGGCGCCCTGTGCGGCTCCCTGCTCGGCGCCCAGCACGGTGAAACGGCCCTCCCGGCGGCCTGGCTCGCCGGCCTGGAGGGCCGGGCCACGGTCCTGGAACTCGCCGACGACTTCGCCCTGGAGATGACCCAGGGCCCCGCCCTCCACGGCCCGGCGGCCACGTCCACGGCCTGGCTGACGCGATACCCGCGGGGGTGA
- a CDS encoding DeoR/GlpR family DNA-binding transcription regulator: MSNADRHGLIAKAVRDSGSATVQELAELTGASEMTIRRDLDALAAQGALERVRGGARTLLLRGEEPPFALRAHEAVEAKRRIAAEVSALIADGESVLLDSGTTCLEVARLLRERPVTVMPLSLQAIHLLSETPGRATLVVPGGQPRAAEQALTGPLTLASLAALRFDTAVIGCCGLSAADGLTAFDLDDAAVKKAGIAVARRTIVAADGGKLGRTAYAHVGPSTLLHTLVTDTTAPAAEVAALEDAGTVVRTA; this comes from the coding sequence ATGAGCAACGCAGACCGCCACGGGCTGATCGCGAAGGCCGTCAGGGACTCGGGCAGCGCCACGGTCCAGGAGCTCGCGGAGCTGACCGGGGCCTCCGAGATGACCATCCGGCGCGACCTCGACGCCCTGGCCGCCCAGGGCGCCCTCGAACGCGTCCGCGGCGGGGCGCGCACCCTGCTGCTCCGGGGCGAGGAGCCGCCCTTCGCGCTGCGCGCGCACGAGGCGGTCGAGGCCAAGCGCCGGATCGCGGCCGAGGTCTCCGCGCTCATCGCCGACGGCGAGAGCGTGCTGCTGGACAGCGGCACCACCTGCCTGGAGGTCGCCCGGCTCCTGCGCGAGCGGCCCGTCACCGTGATGCCGCTGTCCTTGCAGGCCATCCACCTGCTCAGCGAGACGCCCGGCCGGGCCACCCTGGTGGTGCCCGGCGGACAGCCCCGCGCCGCGGAGCAGGCCCTCACCGGCCCCCTCACCCTGGCCTCACTGGCGGCCCTGCGCTTCGACACCGCCGTCATCGGCTGCTGCGGGCTGAGCGCGGCCGACGGGCTGACCGCCTTCGACCTCGACGACGCCGCGGTGAAGAAGGCGGGCATCGCCGTGGCCCGCCGCACCATCGTCGCCGCGGACGGCGGCAAGCTCGGCCGCACCGCCTACGCCCACGTGGGCCCCTCCACGCTCCTGCACACCCTCGTCACCGACACGACCGCACCCGCCGCCGAGGTGGCCGCGCTGGAAGACGCCGGAACCGTCGTCAGAACCGCCTGA
- a CDS encoding SDR family oxidoreductase, which translates to MSPLLLQGKTVIVSGVGAGLGHKVAATVVRDGGNAVLGARTEANLAKSAAEIDPDGTHTAYLPTDISDERQCEALAALAQERFGGVDAVVHVAAWDSYFGGLQDADFGTWQQILDVNLLGTLRMTRACLPALKAAGGSVVIIGTQSAIASPNEVQQAAYAASKGALTSAMYSMARELGPHRIRVNTVLPGWMWGPPVQAFVTFTAHTEGVPEAEVHARLTDRMALPDLATDGDVADAAAFLASDRARAITGQSLLVNAGELMR; encoded by the coding sequence ATGTCGCCGCTACTGCTGCAGGGCAAGACCGTCATCGTCTCCGGCGTGGGCGCCGGTCTGGGCCATAAGGTCGCCGCCACCGTCGTCCGCGACGGCGGCAACGCCGTGCTCGGGGCCCGGACCGAGGCCAACCTCGCCAAGTCCGCCGCCGAGATCGACCCCGACGGCACGCACACCGCGTACCTGCCGACCGACATCTCCGACGAGCGCCAGTGCGAGGCCCTCGCCGCCCTCGCCCAGGAGCGGTTCGGCGGGGTCGACGCCGTCGTCCACGTCGCCGCCTGGGACTCGTACTTCGGCGGCCTCCAGGACGCCGACTTCGGCACCTGGCAGCAGATCCTCGACGTGAACCTGCTCGGCACCCTGCGCATGACCCGCGCCTGCCTTCCCGCGCTGAAGGCCGCCGGCGGCTCCGTCGTCATCATCGGCACCCAGTCCGCCATCGCCTCCCCCAACGAGGTGCAGCAGGCCGCCTACGCCGCCTCCAAGGGCGCGCTGACCTCCGCCATGTACTCCATGGCCCGCGAGCTCGGCCCGCACCGCATCCGCGTGAACACCGTGCTCCCCGGCTGGATGTGGGGTCCCCCGGTCCAGGCCTTCGTCACCTTCACCGCGCACACCGAAGGCGTGCCCGAGGCCGAGGTCCACGCACGGCTCACCGACCGGATGGCGCTGCCCGATCTGGCCACCGACGGGGACGTCGCGGACGCCGCGGCCTTCCTCGCATCGGACCGCGCACGGGCGATAACCGGCCAGTCATTGCTGGTCAACGCCGGGGAGCTGATGCGATGA
- a CDS encoding bifunctional FO biosynthesis protein CofGH — MTTPSDAPTENSMRRALRRARDGVALDATEAAVLLQARGEALKDLAASAARVRDSGLEAAGRPGVITYSRKVFIPLTRLCRDKCHYCTFVTVPGKLRREGHGMYLSPDEVLDIARKGAAMGCKEALFTLGDRPEDRWPEAREWLDAHGYDDTLAYVRAMAIRVLEETGLLPHLNPGVLSWSDLQRLKPVAPSMGMMLETTATRLWSEPGGPHHGSPDKDPAVRLRVLEDAGRSNVPFTTGVLIGIGESYGERADAFFELRRIQRSYHGIQEVIVQNFRAKPDTAMRGMPDAELEELAAAIAVARHILGPSARIQAPPNLVDSEYALLIGAGIDDWGGVSPLTPDHVNPERPWPHIEELAARTAAAGFELRERLTIYPEFLQRGEPWLDPRLLPHVRALADADSGLADESATVEGRPWQEPDEGFTAYGRTDLHTTIDTQGRTGDRRDDFDEVYGDWEALREAAAPGMVPDPERIDSDVRGALAQAADDPTKLTDEQALALLHADGPALDALCRIADDLRKSVVGEDVTYIVTRNINFTNVCYTGCRFCAFAQRRTDADAYTLSLDQVADRAAQAWDVGAVEVCMQGGIHPDLPGTAYFDIARAVKERAPGMHVHAFSPMEVVNGATRTGMSVRDWLTAAKEAGLDSIPGTAAEILDDEVRWVLTKGKLPTADWIDVVSTAHELGIRSSSTMMYGHVDQPRHWLGHFRTLARMQQEARAKGVEGFTEFVTLPFIHTNAPVYLAGIARPGPTVRDNRAVTAMARILLHPHITNIQTSWVKLGSEGAAEMLRSGANDLGGTLMEETISRMAGSSYGSYKSVQDLIAVAEAAGRPAKARTTLYGEVPEERQAAARASDGHLPELLPVLD, encoded by the coding sequence ATGACCACTCCGAGTGACGCTCCGACCGAGAACTCGATGCGCCGCGCGCTCCGCCGCGCCCGCGACGGCGTCGCGCTCGACGCGACCGAGGCGGCCGTACTCCTCCAGGCGCGCGGCGAGGCCCTGAAGGACCTCGCCGCCTCCGCCGCACGGGTGAGGGACTCCGGGCTCGAGGCCGCGGGCCGGCCCGGCGTCATCACGTACTCGCGCAAGGTCTTCATCCCCCTGACCCGGCTGTGCCGGGACAAGTGTCACTACTGCACCTTCGTCACGGTCCCCGGCAAACTGCGCCGCGAGGGCCACGGGATGTACCTGTCCCCCGACGAGGTCCTCGACATAGCCCGCAAGGGCGCCGCCATGGGCTGCAAGGAAGCCCTGTTCACGCTCGGCGACCGGCCCGAGGACCGCTGGCCCGAAGCCCGCGAGTGGCTCGACGCGCACGGCTACGACGACACCCTCGCCTACGTGCGCGCCATGGCCATCCGCGTCCTGGAGGAGACCGGTCTCCTCCCCCACCTCAACCCCGGCGTGCTGTCCTGGTCGGACCTCCAGCGCCTCAAGCCCGTCGCCCCGTCCATGGGGATGATGCTGGAGACCACCGCCACCCGCCTGTGGTCCGAGCCCGGCGGCCCGCACCACGGCTCCCCCGACAAGGACCCGGCCGTCCGGCTGCGCGTGCTCGAGGACGCGGGCCGCTCCAACGTCCCGTTCACCACCGGGGTGCTGATCGGCATCGGCGAGTCCTACGGGGAGCGCGCGGACGCGTTCTTCGAGCTGCGCCGGATCCAGCGCAGCTACCACGGCATCCAGGAAGTCATCGTCCAGAACTTCCGGGCCAAGCCCGACACGGCCATGCGCGGCATGCCCGACGCGGAGCTGGAGGAGCTCGCGGCGGCCATCGCCGTGGCCCGCCACATCCTCGGCCCGAGCGCCCGCATCCAGGCCCCGCCGAACCTGGTGGACTCCGAGTACGCGCTGCTCATCGGCGCCGGCATCGACGACTGGGGCGGGGTCTCCCCGCTCACCCCCGACCACGTGAACCCCGAGCGCCCCTGGCCGCACATCGAGGAACTGGCCGCGCGCACCGCCGCCGCGGGCTTCGAGCTGCGCGAACGCCTCACGATCTACCCGGAGTTCCTCCAGCGCGGCGAGCCGTGGCTGGACCCGCGCCTCCTGCCCCACGTGCGCGCGCTGGCCGACGCGGACAGCGGGCTCGCGGACGAGTCCGCGACCGTCGAGGGCCGGCCGTGGCAGGAACCGGACGAGGGCTTCACCGCCTACGGCCGCACCGACCTGCACACCACCATCGACACGCAGGGCCGTACCGGCGACCGCCGCGACGACTTCGACGAGGTCTACGGCGACTGGGAGGCCCTGCGCGAGGCCGCGGCCCCCGGGATGGTCCCCGACCCCGAGCGCATCGACAGCGACGTACGGGGGGCGCTCGCGCAGGCCGCCGACGACCCGACGAAGCTCACCGACGAGCAGGCGCTCGCCCTGCTGCACGCGGACGGCCCGGCGCTGGACGCGCTGTGCCGGATCGCGGACGACCTGCGGAAATCGGTGGTCGGCGAGGACGTCACGTACATCGTGACCCGCAACATCAACTTCACCAACGTCTGTTACACCGGCTGCCGCTTCTGCGCCTTCGCGCAGCGCCGTACGGACGCGGACGCGTACACCCTCTCGCTGGACCAGGTCGCCGACCGGGCCGCGCAGGCGTGGGACGTGGGCGCGGTCGAGGTGTGCATGCAGGGCGGCATCCACCCGGACCTGCCCGGGACGGCCTACTTCGACATCGCGCGGGCGGTGAAGGAGCGCGCCCCCGGCATGCACGTGCACGCCTTCTCCCCGATGGAGGTCGTCAACGGGGCGACCCGCACGGGGATGTCGGTACGGGACTGGCTGACCGCGGCCAAGGAGGCCGGCCTCGACTCCATCCCCGGGACGGCCGCGGAGATCCTGGACGACGAGGTCCGCTGGGTCCTCACCAAGGGCAAGCTGCCGACGGCGGACTGGATCGACGTGGTCTCCACCGCGCACGAGCTCGGCATCCGCTCCTCCTCCACGATGATGTACGGCCACGTGGACCAGCCCCGCCACTGGCTGGGCCACTTCCGCACGCTGGCGCGCATGCAGCAGGAGGCGCGGGCCAAGGGGGTGGAGGGCTTCACGGAGTTCGTGACCCTGCCCTTCATCCACACCAACGCCCCCGTCTACCTGGCGGGCATCGCCCGCCCCGGCCCGACGGTGCGCGACAACCGCGCCGTGACGGCGATGGCCCGCATCCTGCTCCACCCGCACATCACCAACATCCAGACCAGCTGGGTGAAGCTGGGCTCGGAGGGCGCGGCCGAGATGCTCCGCTCGGGCGCCAACGACCTGGGCGGAACCCTGATGGAGGAGACCATCTCCCGGATGGCCGGATCCAGTTACGGCTCGTACAAGTCCGTCCAGGACCTGATCGCCGTCGCCGAGGCGGCCGGCCGGCCCGCGAAGGCCCGTACGACCCTCTACGGCGAGGTCCCGGAGGAACGCCAGGCCGCGGCCCGCGCCTCGGACGGCCACCTGCCGGAGCTGCTGCCGGTCCTGGACTGA
- a CDS encoding MFS transporter, protein MERSLRTARVATYVYFVLCGTLMGAWVVHIPAIEERVGISHAALGGLLVLLGLGAFLGMRVAGRLTDRLGARLVIPAAGVLCAATLVLPGLARDPWTLAGALLVFGFCNGCLDVGMNAHAVHVEKAYGRPVMSGFHATFSVGGVLAALVAAGAASAGLNPAAALAATGAVGIVIALASARALLPTAPAPEGPAATGAPAATDGGPAAEAGASPDAAHRGTARRIRLLAVLALMVMLCEGAANDWSALHLKDVLGASAATAAFAYGTFAAAMTAGRLLADRFVSRFGSVAILRHGAATAAVGITLVALGPWMWAAFTGWALFGLGLSGCVPQLFSAAGHADPAAAGANVSRVAGLGYVGMLAGPAVIGWLSHLVALNHAFLLLTLLCGTTAVAAGVLRTGSDGGRPRPNPSPHTPSAHTPAAHTAPGAPT, encoded by the coding sequence ATGGAACGTTCGCTTCGAACCGCCCGAGTGGCGACCTACGTCTACTTCGTCCTGTGCGGCACCCTGATGGGCGCATGGGTGGTGCACATCCCCGCCATTGAGGAGCGCGTGGGCATCAGCCACGCGGCCCTGGGCGGCCTGCTGGTACTGCTCGGGCTCGGCGCCTTCCTCGGGATGCGCGTGGCCGGTCGCCTCACCGACCGACTCGGCGCGCGCCTCGTGATCCCCGCCGCCGGCGTGCTGTGCGCCGCGACCCTGGTGCTGCCCGGTCTGGCCCGCGATCCGTGGACGCTGGCAGGCGCCCTGCTGGTCTTCGGCTTCTGCAACGGCTGTCTGGACGTGGGCATGAACGCCCACGCCGTGCACGTGGAGAAGGCGTACGGCCGGCCCGTCATGTCGGGCTTCCACGCCACCTTCTCCGTCGGCGGAGTCCTGGCCGCGCTCGTCGCGGCGGGCGCCGCGAGCGCCGGCCTGAACCCGGCCGCGGCGCTGGCCGCCACGGGAGCCGTGGGCATCGTGATCGCCCTGGCCTCGGCACGCGCCCTGCTGCCGACCGCCCCTGCTCCCGAGGGCCCCGCCGCCACCGGGGCCCCCGCTGCTACCGACGGCGGCCCGGCGGCGGAGGCCGGGGCGTCACCGGACGCCGCGCACCGGGGCACCGCGCGGCGCATCCGGCTCCTCGCCGTCCTCGCGCTGATGGTCATGCTCTGCGAGGGCGCCGCCAACGACTGGAGCGCCCTGCACCTGAAGGACGTACTCGGCGCTTCCGCCGCCACGGCCGCCTTCGCCTACGGCACCTTCGCCGCGGCGATGACAGCCGGCCGGCTCCTCGCCGACCGCTTCGTCTCCCGGTTCGGCTCCGTGGCGATCCTGCGCCACGGCGCCGCCACGGCCGCCGTCGGCATCACGCTCGTGGCCCTCGGCCCGTGGATGTGGGCCGCGTTCACCGGCTGGGCCCTGTTCGGCCTGGGCCTGTCGGGCTGTGTCCCGCAGCTGTTCAGCGCCGCCGGGCACGCCGACCCGGCCGCCGCCGGCGCCAACGTCTCCCGGGTCGCGGGGCTCGGCTACGTCGGCATGCTCGCCGGCCCCGCCGTCATCGGCTGGCTGTCCCACCTCGTCGCCCTGAACCACGCCTTCCTCCTGCTGACCCTGCTCTGCGGAACCACCGCCGTGGCCGCCGGGGTCCTGCGCACCGGATCCGACGGCGGCCGCCCGCGCCCGAACCCCTCCCCGCACACCCCCTCGGCCCACACCCCTGCCGCCCACACCGCTCCAGGAGCTCCGACATGA
- a CDS encoding TIGR03619 family F420-dependent LLM class oxidoreductase, translating into MRIATTVFLTDRTIAPVPLAHALEERGFSGLYLPEHTHIPVSRVTPAPMGGELPEMYGRTLDPFVALGQASAVTERLQLGTGITLVTQHDPIDLAKQVATLDHLSGGRVTLGIGYGWNVEEAADHGVEWRTRRELVRDRMALMRSLWSPQPTAYVGEFSSVQASSAHPKPAQPPRELAPGVPLYGPRTLIGGQAGPKLFAAIADHSDGWLPIGGGGLTESLPALRQVWEAAGRDPKSLQVVPYAVQPTPGKMSHYADLGIEEVVLQLPSEGEEEILRVLDGFGQYL; encoded by the coding sequence ATGCGGATCGCCACGACCGTCTTCCTGACCGACCGCACCATCGCTCCCGTACCCCTCGCCCACGCGCTGGAGGAACGCGGCTTCTCCGGCCTCTACCTCCCCGAGCACACCCACATCCCGGTCAGCCGCGTCACCCCGGCCCCGATGGGTGGCGAGCTCCCGGAGATGTACGGCCGCACCCTGGACCCCTTCGTCGCCCTCGGCCAGGCCTCCGCCGTCACCGAGCGGCTCCAGCTCGGCACCGGCATCACCCTCGTCACCCAGCACGACCCCATCGACCTCGCGAAGCAGGTCGCCACGCTCGACCACCTGTCCGGCGGCCGCGTCACCCTCGGCATCGGCTACGGCTGGAACGTGGAGGAGGCCGCCGACCACGGAGTCGAGTGGCGCACCCGCCGCGAACTGGTCCGCGACCGGATGGCCCTGATGCGGTCCCTGTGGTCCCCGCAGCCCACGGCGTACGTGGGCGAGTTCTCCTCCGTACAGGCCAGCTCGGCGCACCCCAAGCCGGCCCAGCCCCCGCGCGAACTCGCCCCGGGCGTCCCCCTGTACGGCCCCCGCACCCTGATCGGCGGCCAGGCCGGCCCGAAGCTCTTCGCAGCCATCGCCGACCACAGCGACGGCTGGCTCCCGATCGGCGGAGGCGGCCTGACGGAGTCCCTCCCGGCCCTGCGCCAGGTCTGGGAGGCCGCGGGCCGCGACCCCAAGTCCCTCCAGGTGGTCCCGTACGCCGTCCAGCCGACCCCGGGGAAGATGTCCCACTACGCGGACCTGGGCATCGAGGAGGTCGTCCTCCAGCTCCCCTCGGAGGGGGAGGAGGAGATCCTGCGGGTGCTGGACGGGTTCGGGCAGTACTTGTGA